From Camelina sativa cultivar DH55 chromosome 5, Cs, whole genome shotgun sequence:
ttattgGGTTCTAAAAGCCCAAATTAAACATTACAAACCCAATACGTTTCTCCTCCTTAATTTCGCCGACTATAATGCTAATTTTTCTGGTTAACTAATTACGATACTAATACTTGTACTCTCTCTTGGGTCTTGGCCTAGTTGCCCACGCTTTATTTCCATTTTGGTTAGAAAGCAGAAAGAGTAGAATTCATTCGagagatatatcatatatgtaaatGCATTAGACAATGTAAAGAGGTACGACTTTTAATGAAGTCCATGAACTTATTCTGGACTAGTCGCTCATATGTTTAGACAATTCCAGTTCACCTAGCAATTATATGAGACTCAAATTACAAGGTCCAATAAGATTGAAGACAACccttcggttcggtttggttgaGCTAAGAACGATGGAGACATTGTTGTGGTGGAAAAGCATTGGAACCATCGGAAGCAATTCTTCAAAATCTCTTTCTTCAAGGTAACGTTCCAATCTTACGACCATCTTCTCTACTGTCTTTGTGGTTTTAAGCATAAGCTCCATAAACTTAGCCACATCATTTGGCTTTACATTCCtatggaaaatatttttaaagaccCTTGCTTCCAAGCTCAAGCGTTGATCCACATTCAATCCTTCCCAATATTTGTCAAGGAAGCTCTCCTGTACATATTGTCAATATCTCGGATTATTCAAACTAGGCAATATAGTTTTGAATGGTGAAGGGGAAATAAAAGAGGTTAATGGCGAACATACCGGTATGCTGCTGCGAATATTCATTGTGTGTACTGTTAGCTTCTTTAAGTTGGGAGAGTTTTGTAGCAACCTCACTATACCAGGAATTACATAGTAAGAAATCCTCCTTGTCACGAGTATCAAATCTTTGACCACGAACTTGGGGAAAGGAACATCTCGGAGCTCTGCACGAGATAGAATCTAACAAAACGCAAAGACAAAAGTAGTGAATACCAATAACAATGAAGCTGGCTCACACATCTATCTAGCGTGCAGACAACAATAGACTTATTTGAAAACTAAAGCCTAATGATAAGTATTAACTAAATATGTTGTTTTCATTCAAAACAAACCTTAAGAAAGTTTTCCCTAAGAATACGCTTCTCTACATCCTGCAACTTCTCTAACATCTCTAGAGTCGTAGACTGAAGAGCCCCAACATTGAGGTTTTCACCTTTACCAAAGCTGATTTCTAACTTCGCTTCTTTTAAAGACGAGACATCAACTAAAGTACACGGCAACGCATTCGTCAACTTGAGAGCGAGAGCATGGATATGTGGTGCCACAATCTGAGTTGGCCCTGCACCAGAACTATTGCGATATACATCCAATGTTTTCAGACGCAACGATTTGCTGAGGTCAAGAACTCTCAGTTCATGGCAGAAAGACAACATTAACGATTCCAGAACCGGACAACCGGATAAAATGTTAGCAACGGATTCATCAGAGAGGTTACGAGAATTCAATGAAAGGCTCTGGAGTGATGTCCAAGAAACGGGGCATCTCGGAATCAAAATATCCAAACTTAACTCAACGCTGAGTTGTTTCACAGAAGAGTTGGTGTAGAAGGAATCAGGAATCTTGTAAGACGTGTAAAAGATACCAGGAGTGATTTTTAGCGACAGATCCTGTACCTTCCTGGACACGGCAAACTCTATCCATCTCTCAATGCAAGCAAGATTGTCG
This genomic window contains:
- the LOC104788856 gene encoding putative F-box protein At1g49610, whose translation is MADGDGATTTTVALRSPPSHNHCDLIKEDVVDSISSLPDEILQHILSFIPTRFAIRTTVLSRRWRHVWSNTPCLSFDRHNLNADSINKTLDCYTSQRMMSFMLCTSVFDNLACIERWIEFAVSRKVQDLSLKITPGIFYTSYKIPDSFYTNSSVKQLSVELSLDILIPRCPVSWTSLQSLSLNSRNLSDESVANILSGCPVLESLMLSFCHELRVLDLSKSLRLKTLDVYRNSSGAGPTQIVAPHIHALALKLTNALPCTLVDVSSLKEAKLEISFGKGENLNVGALQSTTLEMLEKLQDVEKRILRENFLKILSRAELRDVPFPKFVVKDLILVTRRISYYVIPGIVRLLQNSPNLKKLTVHTMNIRSSIPESFLDKYWEGLNVDQRLSLEARVFKNIFHRNVKPNDVAKFMELMLKTTKTVEKMVVRLERYLEERDFEELLPMVPMLFHHNNVSIVLSSTKPNRRVVFNLIGPCNLSLI